A genomic segment from Montipora foliosa isolate CH-2021 chromosome 9, ASM3666993v2, whole genome shotgun sequence encodes:
- the LOC137969670 gene encoding U3 small nucleolar RNA-associated protein 6 homolog, with amino-acid sequence MESTRVLGKVFARVLQYHPDKPNLWIMAAKWEFEDNKNIPNSRSLLQRGLRVNPSSKQLWLEYFRMELLHVEKIQKRRAVLGLNEIEEQQGKDEEEVTPEFLAGKVPEIVYKKAIECIPDDVDFRKSFIDIYHLFEGTKESCDMVYSSMLEDFPLSEEVWNLVARQHLEEMKNEAKKGSVVVTDIQWCALETEMNKLFQEAVNKVPTGKMWEHCIEAFVDLLGDSAEHQIRRREKIVLELFSQASRNNKLTENLYKTWVNVLLQADKKRQALVVCKKAIGEFNTSTSLWIEYLRLKVLGKSKMENIYAEFSTAVKCVDSKKSLPLWSQWIDWCIEKNPEEVKAVFELSLESHVDVATAMRERYVEWTEATMGIKKVRPLYKRLTQTPPVTLSLYRKCIDLELSQEEPSSKRVRDLYEAAVDRFGATHPELWLDYIRFQLKNSSADPSATGQLYWRATKCLDGEYTEQFVGVYSLIQAGRV; translated from the exons ATG GAAAGTACCAGAGTACTTGGGAAAGTTTTTGCTCGAGTCTTGCAATATCATCCAGACAAACCAA ACTTGTGGATAATGGCAGCAAAGTGGGAATTTGAAGACAACAAAAACATTCCTAACAGCAGAAGTTTATTGCAAAGAGGATTGAGAGTGAATCCCTCTTCAAAACAGCTTTGGCTAGAG TATTTCAGAATGGAACTTCTTCATGTAGAAAAG ATACAAAAAAGGAGGGCAGTTCTTGGATTAAATGAAATAGAAGAGCAACAG GGAAAGGATGAAGAAGAAGTGACACCAGAATTTCTTGCTGGAAAAGTTCCTGAAATTGTGTATAAAAAAGCAATAGAGTGTATACCAG ATGATGTAGATTTCAGAAAATCTTTCATTGACATCTACCACCTCTTTGAGGGCACAAAAGAAAGTTGTGATATGGTATACAGCAG CATGTTGGAGGATTTTCCCTTGTCTGAGGAAGTCTGGAACCTAGTAGCTCGGCAGCACTTAGAGGAGATGAAGAATGAAGCAAAGAAAGGCTCTGTAGTAGTAACAG ATATCCAGTGGTGTGCACTTGAAACAGAAATGAACAAGTTGTTTCAGGAAGCTGTAAATAAAGTTCCGACAG GTAAAATGTGGGAGCATTGCATTGAAGCCTTTGTGGACTTGCTAGGTGACAGTGCTGAACACCAGATCAGAAGG CGAGAGAAAATTGTGCTGGAGTTATTTTCACAGGCGTCCAGGAATAATAAGCTGACAGAGAATCTTTACAAAACATGG GTGAATGTTCTGCTACAAGCAGACAAAAAGAGGCAGGCATTAGTTGTGTGCAAGAAAGCAATAGGGGAGTTTAACACATCAACAAGTCTTTGGATTGAATATTTGAGACTGAAAGTTCTTGGCAAAA gTAAAATGGAAAACATTTATGCAGAATTTTCCACTGCTGTAAAATGTGTTGACTCAAAG AAATCGCTTCCACTCTGGAGTCAATGGATTGACTGGTGCATTGAGAAGAATCCGGAAGAAGTGAAGGCCGTGTTTGAA CTTTCGTTGGAATCCCATGTTGACGTGGCTACAGCAATGAGGGAGAGGTATGTTGAATGGACAGAGGCAACAATGGGAATCAAGAAAGTCAGACCTCTTTACAAAAG ACTTACCCAAACTCCACCCGTGACTTTATCCCTCTATCGTAAATGCATCGACTTGGAACTGTCACAG GAAGAACCGAGTTCTAAACGCGTCCGTGATCTTTATGAAGCAGCAGTTGACCGTTTCGGTGCCACGCATCCGG AGCTGTGGTTGGATTATATACGTTTTCAACTAAAGAATTCCAGCGCCGATCCAAGTGCCACTGGTCAACTGTATTGGCGAGCAACAAAGTGCCTTGATGGTGAATATACAGAGCAGTTTGTCGGTGTTTACTCTTTGATTCAAGCAGGGAGAGTATAA